In a genomic window of Niallia taxi:
- the hmpA gene encoding NO-inducible flavohemoprotein, with translation MLNEKTIEIIKSTVPVLEVHGTAITTHFYKTLFTKHPELLNIFNHANQREGKQQTALANTVYAAALHIDKLGAIIPVVKQIAQKHRALGVLPEHYPIVGETLLNSIKEVLGDAATDEIIGAWGEAYGVIADAFIGIEKDMYQEAKEQAGGWEGFRSFVVTKKVAESDCITSFYLEPEDGKAIASFLPGQYLTVRVHPEGEEYSHIRHYSLSDAAGKSYYRISVKREEHGVVSNYLHKDVQTGSILEISAPAGEFVLDNKETPVVLISGGVGITPMISMLNTIVKEQPEREVVFIHGALNSSVHGLKAELQELAEKHANIRSYVAYSEPTQQDLEEKAYDKEGFMDLEWLQSIIPSKDADFYFCGPTVFMKMINSHLKALEVPAENIHFEFFGPASSLE, from the coding sequence ATGTTAAACGAAAAAACAATCGAAATTATTAAGAGTACTGTGCCTGTACTAGAAGTGCATGGAACAGCGATAACAACTCACTTTTACAAAACACTATTTACTAAACATCCGGAGTTATTGAATATTTTCAATCATGCTAACCAAAGAGAAGGGAAGCAGCAAACAGCACTAGCTAATACTGTTTATGCAGCAGCTCTTCATATTGATAAATTAGGTGCGATAATTCCAGTTGTTAAGCAAATTGCTCAAAAACACCGGGCATTAGGTGTATTGCCAGAGCATTATCCAATTGTTGGTGAGACATTACTTAATTCAATCAAGGAAGTATTAGGGGATGCGGCAACAGATGAGATTATCGGTGCATGGGGTGAAGCTTATGGCGTCATTGCAGATGCATTTATCGGAATCGAAAAGGATATGTACCAAGAAGCAAAAGAGCAGGCTGGCGGCTGGGAAGGCTTTAGAAGCTTTGTTGTTACAAAAAAAGTGGCAGAAAGCGACTGTATAACTTCCTTCTATTTAGAGCCGGAAGATGGAAAGGCAATTGCTTCCTTCCTTCCAGGACAATATTTGACAGTCAGAGTTCATCCAGAGGGAGAAGAGTATTCTCATATACGTCATTACAGCTTATCTGATGCAGCAGGCAAATCTTACTATCGAATAAGCGTTAAAAGAGAAGAACATGGGGTAGTTTCTAATTATTTGCACAAAGATGTGCAAACAGGTTCTATACTAGAAATAAGTGCACCTGCTGGAGAATTTGTTCTTGATAATAAAGAAACGCCAGTTGTATTGATTAGCGGCGGTGTTGGTATTACACCAATGATCAGCATGCTTAACACGATTGTTAAGGAGCAGCCAGAGAGAGAAGTAGTGTTTATTCATGGTGCATTGAACAGCTCTGTACATGGATTGAAAGCAGAGCTGCAAGAATTAGCTGAAAAGCATGCAAATATTAGAAGTTATGTGGCATACTCCGAACCAACGCAACAAGATTTAGAAGAGAAGGCATATGATAAAGAAGGGTTTATGGATTTAGAATGGCTACAGTCTATTATTCCAAGCAAGGATGCAGATTTCTATTTCTGCGGACCAACTGTATTTATGAAAATGATAAACTCTCATTTGAAAGCATTAGAAGTGCCAGCAGAAAATATTCATTTTGAATTTTTTGGTCCGGCAAGCAGTTTGGAATAG
- a CDS encoding Rrf2 family transcriptional regulator: MRLTNYTDYSLRVLVYLGLKKTGQLSTIQEIADTYNISKNHLMKIIHHLGKLGYIETIRGRNGGIKLAMNPTEINIGKVVLATEEDFHIVNCFSEGRNYCILTPSCKLKHALNEALMAFLSVLNSYTLADFLHNNDELNALIGNPFSDK, translated from the coding sequence ATGAGATTAACAAATTATACGGATTATTCTTTACGCGTATTAGTATATTTAGGATTAAAAAAAACCGGTCAGTTGAGTACTATTCAAGAAATTGCTGATACATATAATATTTCTAAAAACCACTTGATGAAAATAATTCATCACCTTGGTAAGCTCGGTTATATAGAAACAATCAGAGGACGTAACGGCGGTATAAAGCTTGCAATGAACCCCACTGAAATCAATATCGGAAAAGTAGTTTTAGCAACAGAAGAGGATTTTCATATTGTCAATTGTTTTAGTGAAGGCAGGAATTATTGTATACTTACCCCTTCCTGCAAGCTTAAGCACGCATTAAATGAAGCACTGATGGCTTTTTTATCTGTTTTAAACAGCTATACTTTAGCTGATTTCCTTCATAATAATGATGAATTGAATGCTTTAATCGGCAACCCTTTTTCTGATAAATAG
- a CDS encoding CBO0543 family protein — protein MHVAITLLTILASFKWGDWKNWREYHASMLFISTGGLLYEYIVKEDTLWKFHPDFFYGHEMVVITYALITMPISVFLFLSHFPSRWSKRIPYIVIWSVVYIIVELILYITGRISYQNGWKFEYSFIFDLVMFSVIALHQQKPGRAYLISIIIITLLIHLFKIPFKF, from the coding sequence ATGCACGTTGCCATCACACTTCTTACTATTTTAGCCTCTTTTAAGTGGGGAGATTGGAAAAACTGGCGGGAATATCATGCCAGCATGTTATTTATTTCGACTGGCGGACTACTTTACGAGTATATCGTTAAGGAGGATACATTGTGGAAGTTCCATCCTGATTTCTTTTACGGTCATGAAATGGTTGTCATTACATACGCACTTATAACAATGCCTATCAGTGTATTTCTGTTTCTTTCACATTTTCCTTCGCGTTGGTCAAAAAGGATTCCATATATAGTAATATGGTCAGTTGTCTACATAATAGTAGAGTTAATCCTTTATATTACGGGGAGAATATCCTATCAAAACGGCTGGAAATTTGAGTATTCCTTTATATTTGATCTTGTCATGTTTTCTGTTATTGCCTTGCATCAGCAAAAACCAGGAAGAGCCTACCTAATATCCATTATTATTATCACTTTATTAATTCATTTGTTTAAAATTCCTTTTAAATTTTAG
- a CDS encoding YitT family protein: MSVITKKKPNNVKFLSRILLVIIGGFITAYGLEAVLIPNNVSDGGVTGISIVISELTNLPLGILIAILNLPFVFLGYKQIGKSFAIFSVIGIASLAAGTVLMHHINTIIHGDTLLITVVGGIIIGFGMGLALRNGGALDGIDMLAVLLSRKLPFGTSDLILFLNVFVFAIVSIVFGLQGAILSGIAYFIASKVIHIVEEGLSGSKTFKIITSEPELMVETIRDRLGRSATYSLVQGAYSSEQFKEITCVINRLEESKMKEIIYEIDKGAFVTVYDVAEVKGGNFKKKDIH, encoded by the coding sequence ATGAGTGTGATCACAAAAAAAAAGCCCAATAATGTTAAGTTTCTATCACGTATTTTATTAGTAATTATTGGCGGCTTCATAACAGCTTACGGTCTTGAAGCAGTATTAATTCCAAACAATGTATCTGACGGAGGAGTTACGGGGATAAGCATTGTTATTTCCGAACTAACTAATCTTCCACTAGGTATCTTAATTGCAATATTAAATTTGCCTTTTGTATTTCTTGGTTATAAACAAATCGGTAAAAGTTTTGCAATATTCTCGGTAATTGGCATAGCCTCATTAGCTGCAGGTACAGTACTAATGCATCATATTAATACAATAATTCATGGAGATACATTGCTTATTACCGTTGTCGGCGGGATTATTATCGGTTTTGGCATGGGTCTTGCACTCCGTAATGGTGGAGCACTTGATGGAATCGATATGTTAGCAGTACTTCTATCCCGAAAACTGCCTTTTGGTACGAGTGATCTTATATTATTCTTGAATGTATTTGTATTTGCAATAGTTTCCATTGTATTTGGTCTCCAAGGAGCTATCCTCTCTGGTATCGCCTACTTTATCGCCTCAAAGGTTATCCATATCGTCGAAGAAGGTTTAAGTGGATCGAAAACCTTTAAAATCATCACAAGTGAACCAGAATTGATGGTAGAGACAATCCGTGACAGACTTGGCAGAAGTGCAACATACAGTCTTGTTCAAGGAGCTTATTCCAGCGAACAATTTAAAGAAATAACTTGTGTCATTAACAGGCTGGAAGAAAGCAAAATGAAAGAAATCATCTATGAAATTGATAAAGGCGCCTTTGTTACAGTATACGATGTAGCAGAAGTTAAGGGCGGTAATTTCAAAAAGAAAGATATTCATTAA
- a CDS encoding SH3 domain-containing protein — MKKYICMLLTCLVISSSLVVGAGMLTPAVAEAASSVTYTVTADTLNVRSGSSTKSKVIGSVKKGTKLTVQKKESNGWYKITFKGKTGYVSGAYVKATTSATKTTYTVTADTLNVRSGSNTKSKVIGSVKKGTKLTVQKKESNGWYKIDFKGKTGYVSGTYVKATSSNSSSKQSIVDTVNNMKTLGNAQQLILVTSANSSSKTATIRTFEKAKGKWKQVDSMAGVLGKKGMTDKMSEGSQASPTGKYTIGTAFGRGANPGTKLPYRKITNDDVWVDDPASSLYNTWQKASKNNGRWNSAEKMNIPEYDLGFVINYNTKNPVAGKGSAIFFHVAGKYGYTAGCTATSKSNVTTVLKWLNPDKNPVIIQTPDSGLGKY, encoded by the coding sequence GTGAAGAAGTATATTTGTATGCTGCTTACATGCTTAGTTATTAGCTCTAGTTTAGTTGTAGGTGCGGGGATGTTAACGCCAGCTGTTGCAGAAGCAGCAAGTTCGGTAACATACACTGTAACGGCAGATACATTGAATGTGAGAAGCGGTTCAAGCACTAAGTCTAAAGTGATTGGTTCTGTTAAAAAAGGAACAAAGCTGACAGTTCAGAAGAAGGAATCTAATGGCTGGTATAAGATTACCTTCAAAGGGAAAACGGGCTATGTCAGCGGTGCATATGTGAAAGCGACTACATCTGCGACAAAGACTACATATACAGTAACGGCAGATACACTGAATGTAAGAAGCGGTTCAAATACAAAGTCTAAAGTGATTGGTTCTGTAAAAAAGGGAACAAAGCTGACAGTTCAGAAGAAGGAATCTAATGGCTGGTATAAAATTGACTTTAAAGGAAAAACAGGCTATGTCAGCGGTACATATGTAAAAGCGACTTCATCTAATAGTTCTTCTAAGCAATCGATTGTGGATACTGTAAATAATATGAAGACACTTGGTAATGCCCAACAGCTGATTTTAGTTACATCAGCGAATTCTTCATCGAAAACAGCGACAATCAGAACATTTGAGAAAGCAAAGGGTAAGTGGAAGCAAGTCGATTCAATGGCAGGTGTGCTTGGCAAAAAGGGGATGACTGACAAAATGTCAGAAGGCTCACAAGCTTCGCCAACAGGAAAATATACGATTGGTACTGCGTTTGGCAGAGGTGCAAATCCAGGTACTAAATTACCATACCGTAAAATTACGAATGATGATGTATGGGTAGATGATCCAGCTTCTTCCTTATATAACACATGGCAAAAGGCTTCCAAAAACAATGGACGCTGGAATAGTGCTGAAAAAATGAATATTCCTGAGTACGATTTAGGGTTTGTTATTAATTACAATACGAAAAACCCAGTTGCAGGCAAAGGTAGTGCGATATTCTTCCATGTTGCAGGAAAATACGGCTATACTGCCGGCTGTACCGCCACGTCAAAATCAAATGTTACAACTGTTTTAAAATGGCTGAACCCAGATAAAAACCCTGTTATCATCCAGACACCAGACTCTGGCTTAGGCAAATACTAG